The Mucilaginibacter yixingensis genome window below encodes:
- a CDS encoding response regulator produces the protein MFKLAFRQQVLLGFAVSLLLVIVVGTLSYNSINQLEDDTQMVDHTQQVINTSDDLLQKLIDAETGMRGFCATDRQIFLDPYNAALPEINDDVSKLRTLTADNPLQVRRLDSLSKSVSAELAILKENIDTRDEKGLEYMVQNQMFLKGKHSMDTIRFLLTNLKAEEDRLLQERKSGTAGSAKSAIKIIIAGSVIFFIIIVVLFNYIQKTFNAQKLAEEKIKDTNIALEKVLDENEAKNWLLTGTGLLNERMQGQQSERELSNSLLTEVCQYSKAITGTVYLFDEQQETLDLYAYYAFHDLNAIKHKIKLSEGWLGQVAKDGKAAIIRGTLNDKLELETSIISQELAEIMIVPFFFDKKLKGVLEVAFQNEITNNVRDYINVIAKDIGIAINTAQARTIMHDLYEETQQQAEELEAQQEEMRVTNEELLNKTEMLQASEEELRVQQEELRTINAELEEKASLLEEKNQAIEEARAAINVKVEELETTGKYKSEFLANMSHELRTPLNSILVLARILKDNKGANLSEDQIKYASVIFNAGNDLLTLINDILDLSKIESGKLDMMNEHIAISEIVGDMEMLFAEVAQNKKINYTHSIENVPGTIYTDKVRVEQVIKNLLSNAFKFTPENGSINIIVRPDEGDTVRFTIKDSGIGIPPEKQKLIFEAFQQADGSTSRKYGGTGLGLSISRELAALLGGHITVQSEQNVGSEFSLIIPLAAVDAEPHVVEELPTVESFQPQQSMLKPVESLVRKDPDREPLVVIVEDDKNFAEILKDYARDHGYKAVVVHEGTHAFDTIRENQPDAVILDIMLPGKDGWQILKELKNAEETVNIPVHLMSAGEAAAHRVRKEGAISFMKKPIDTASLDKLFSEMVKQSGVAFKQILLVEDHKAQSEALKEMMEKQGITVDQAFDGESAFRMLHDNEYQCVILDLNLPDISGLDLLDKIKGLERFESLPVIVNTAMELDKSSVNRLMQYANAMVVKTSKSSDRLIDEVNLFLHKISSVTGQASNNNVTSAKAKSITKGKDNLKGKKVLVVDDDMRNIFALTSALQSYDLQVEIANDGEEAIKKLEDITDIDIVLMDIMMPKMDGYEATRHIRKQNKWAKLPVIALTAKAMKDDREKCIAAGANDYITKPVDIDRLISLMQLWLGA, from the coding sequence ATGTTTAAATTAGCTTTTAGGCAGCAGGTTCTTTTGGGCTTTGCTGTTTCTCTTTTACTGGTAATAGTGGTTGGTACGTTGTCTTACAACAGCATCAATCAATTAGAAGATGATACCCAGATGGTTGATCATACCCAACAAGTGATCAATACTTCAGATGACCTTTTACAGAAATTAATTGATGCCGAAACAGGTATGCGTGGCTTTTGCGCTACAGACAGACAGATCTTTCTTGATCCTTACAATGCCGCGCTCCCTGAGATTAATGACGACGTAAGCAAACTGCGTACATTAACCGCTGATAACCCACTGCAGGTGCGTCGTCTTGATTCGCTCTCAAAATCTGTTAGTGCAGAGTTGGCTATCCTGAAAGAAAACATTGATACCCGCGATGAAAAAGGTTTGGAATATATGGTGCAAAACCAGATGTTCTTAAAAGGTAAGCATAGCATGGATACTATCCGTTTTCTGTTAACTAACCTTAAAGCTGAAGAAGACAGGTTGCTGCAGGAAAGAAAATCGGGCACGGCAGGTTCTGCAAAAAGCGCTATCAAAATTATTATTGCAGGTTCGGTAATCTTTTTCATCATCATCGTAGTACTGTTCAACTACATCCAAAAAACCTTCAATGCGCAGAAGTTAGCCGAAGAGAAGATAAAGGATACCAACATTGCACTGGAAAAAGTGCTAGATGAGAACGAAGCCAAAAACTGGCTGCTTACAGGTACTGGCTTACTAAACGAGAGAATGCAGGGCCAGCAAAGCGAACGAGAGCTGAGCAACAGCCTGCTAACCGAGGTTTGTCAGTATTCAAAAGCCATTACCGGCACGGTTTACCTGTTTGATGAACAGCAGGAAACGCTTGATTTGTATGCCTACTACGCCTTCCATGATCTGAATGCCATTAAGCATAAGATCAAGCTTTCTGAAGGATGGCTGGGCCAGGTAGCTAAAGATGGCAAAGCAGCCATTATCCGCGGTACGCTTAATGATAAGCTGGAGCTGGAAACATCGATCATTAGTCAGGAATTGGCCGAGATTATGATCGTTCCGTTCTTCTTTGATAAAAAGCTGAAAGGCGTATTAGAGGTTGCTTTCCAAAACGAGATTACCAATAACGTACGCGATTATATTAATGTTATTGCCAAAGATATTGGTATAGCCATTAACACGGCACAGGCGCGCACCATTATGCATGACTTGTATGAGGAAACTCAGCAACAGGCCGAAGAACTGGAAGCGCAGCAAGAAGAAATGCGTGTTACCAACGAGGAACTGCTCAACAAAACCGAGATGCTGCAAGCCAGCGAGGAAGAGCTACGCGTGCAACAAGAAGAACTGCGTACCATTAACGCCGAACTGGAAGAGAAAGCCAGCCTGTTAGAAGAAAAAAATCAGGCTATTGAAGAGGCCCGCGCCGCTATCAACGTAAAAGTGGAGGAACTGGAAACTACCGGTAAATACAAATCGGAGTTTTTGGCCAACATGAGTCACGAGTTGCGTACCCCGCTGAATAGTATCCTGGTGCTGGCGCGTATCCTGAAAGATAATAAAGGTGCTAACCTGTCTGAAGATCAGATCAAATATGCCAGCGTAATATTTAACGCCGGTAATGATTTGCTAACGCTGATTAACGATATCCTCGACTTGTCTAAGATTGAATCTGGCAAGCTGGATATGATGAACGAGCACATCGCCATCAGCGAGATTGTAGGCGATATGGAGATGTTGTTTGCCGAGGTTGCGCAAAACAAAAAGATCAATTATACCCACAGCATTGAAAATGTACCGGGTACCATTTACACCGATAAGGTACGGGTGGAGCAGGTGATTAAAAACCTATTATCAAACGCGTTTAAGTTTACTCCAGAGAATGGTAGTATCAATATCATCGTTCGTCCGGACGAGGGTGATACCGTTAGGTTTACCATTAAAGATTCTGGTATTGGTATTCCTCCCGAAAAACAGAAACTTATTTTTGAAGCCTTCCAACAGGCAGACGGTTCTACCAGTCGCAAGTACGGAGGCACCGGTTTGGGCCTGTCTATCAGTCGAGAACTGGCGGCGTTGCTGGGCGGCCATATTACCGTACAGAGCGAGCAAAATGTAGGCAGCGAGTTCTCGTTGATTATACCACTTGCGGCTGTAGATGCCGAACCACACGTAGTGGAAGAATTGCCTACGGTAGAAAGCTTCCAGCCGCAGCAAAGCATGCTGAAACCGGTAGAAAGCCTGGTTCGTAAAGATCCGGACCGAGAGCCGTTGGTGGTGATTGTAGAGGACGACAAGAATTTTGCTGAGATTCTGAAAGACTACGCCCGCGATCATGGTTACAAGGCTGTAGTGGTGCATGAGGGCACACACGCCTTTGATACCATCCGCGAAAATCAACCTGACGCGGTAATTTTGGATATCATGTTGCCGGGTAAAGATGGCTGGCAGATTTTGAAAGAGTTGAAAAACGCCGAAGAAACCGTAAATATCCCGGTACACCTCATGTCGGCCGGCGAAGCTGCTGCTCACCGTGTGCGCAAGGAGGGAGCTATTAGCTTTATGAAGAAGCCTATAGATACGGCATCGCTTGACAAGCTATTCTCTGAAATGGTGAAACAAAGTGGTGTGGCCTTTAAGCAGATCTTGCTGGTAGAAGACCACAAAGCACAGAGCGAAGCGTTGAAAGAGATGATGGAGAAGCAAGGTATAACGGTTGATCAGGCCTTTGATGGCGAATCAGCTTTCCGGATGCTGCATGATAATGAGTATCAGTGCGTAATTCTGGATCTTAACCTGCCTGATATCTCTGGTCTCGATCTGTTAGATAAAATTAAAGGTCTGGAGCGTTTTGAAAGCCTGCCGGTGATTGTAAACACGGCTATGGAGCTGGATAAATCATCAGTAAATCGCCTGATGCAATATGCTAATGCCATGGTGGTAAAAACCAGCAAATCATCAGACCGGCTGATTGACGAGGTGAACCTGTTTTTGCATAAAATAAGCTCGGTAACGGGGCAGGCAAGCAATAATAACGTAACATCGGCCAAAGCCAAAAGCATTACCAAGGGTAAAGATAACCTGAAGGGCAAGAAGGTGTTAGTGGTTGATGATGATATGCGTAACATCTTTGCGCTGACCAGTGCGCTACAGTCATACGACTTGCAGGTAGAGATTGCCAACGACGGCGAAGAGGCGATTAAAAAGCTGGAAGATATAACCGATATTGATATTGTGCTGATGGATATTATGATGCCTAAGATGGATGGTTACGAGGCCACGCGGCATATACGCAAGCAAAACAAATGGGCCAAGCTGCCTGTAATAGCTTTAACTGCTAAAGCGATGAAAGACGACCGGGAGAAATGTATAGCTGCCGGTGCCAATGATTATATTACCAAACCGGTTGATATAGACAGACTGATCTCGTTAATGCAGTTATGGTTAGGAGCCTGA
- a CDS encoding HAD-IIA family hydrolase, producing the protein MHINDFKSVVDRYEIIFFDAFGVIKNYHGLVPGIEQTFEYLDKTGKEYYIVTNDASRSPQQLAESYHKRGLMAITQDRVISSGMLAKEYLDLKVHDGIVAYLGTPNSAHYIESSDLHTLPVGEVDEHNIDSVNALVFLDDEGFDWFRDLNKAVNLLRKRNIPAIVANTDMAYPVNMHDVSVAVGGLADMIENIVGKRFIRFGKPDSQMFMFAYDTIRERRTIEKKDIVMVGDTLHTDILGGNKFGLDTVLVLSGNTQKSDAETRINSTGIVPTYVCETAVINLD; encoded by the coding sequence ATGCATATAAACGATTTTAAATCCGTTGTAGACCGTTACGAGATCATTTTTTTTGACGCCTTTGGTGTAATCAAAAATTATCACGGACTGGTACCTGGCATTGAACAGACTTTTGAATATCTCGATAAAACAGGTAAAGAATATTACATTGTAACGAACGATGCATCGCGCAGTCCGCAGCAATTGGCCGAATCATACCACAAGCGCGGATTGATGGCTATTACACAGGATCGGGTGATTTCATCGGGTATGCTGGCCAAAGAGTATTTGGATTTAAAAGTGCACGATGGCATTGTGGCTTATCTGGGTACGCCCAACTCCGCCCACTACATAGAGAGCTCAGACCTGCACACATTGCCGGTAGGCGAGGTTGACGAGCATAATATTGATAGTGTGAACGCTTTAGTGTTTCTGGATGATGAAGGTTTCGATTGGTTTCGTGATTTGAACAAAGCCGTTAACCTGTTGCGCAAACGCAATATCCCGGCTATTGTAGCTAATACAGATATGGCTTACCCGGTAAACATGCACGACGTATCTGTAGCCGTTGGTGGTTTAGCTGATATGATTGAAAATATTGTAGGTAAGCGTTTTATCCGTTTTGGTAAGCCCGATTCGCAGATGTTTATGTTTGCTTATGATACCATCCGTGAACGCCGCACTATCGAGAAGAAGGATATTGTGATGGTAGGCGATACCCTGCATACCGATATTTTGGGTGGTAACAAATTTGGCTTGGATACCGTGCTGGTACTCTCTGGCAATACCCAAAAAAGTGACGCAGAAACGCGCATTAATTCTACCGGCATTGTACCTACTTACGTTTGCGAAACAGCAGTAATCAACCTTGATTAG
- a CDS encoding GxxExxY protein, which produces MGLTDNNDITGKIIGCAMHVHTELGTGFQEIIYHRALEIELSYNNISFISEKEMPIYYRNINIGTRRVDLFVNGSVMVELKAVARLEDIHLAQAINYLEAYNIDTGLLINFGSASLQFKRLFNKNFKPLKRSSN; this is translated from the coding sequence ATGGGATTAACAGATAATAACGATATAACCGGTAAAATTATAGGTTGCGCAATGCACGTGCATACCGAGTTGGGAACAGGGTTTCAGGAAATCATTTATCACCGGGCTTTAGAAATAGAACTATCTTATAATAATATTTCTTTCATCTCAGAGAAAGAAATGCCCATTTATTATCGCAATATTAATATTGGCACTAGACGTGTTGATCTTTTTGTAAACGGTTCAGTTATGGTTGAACTTAAAGCAGTTGCTCGATTAGAAGATATACATTTGGCCCAAGCAATAAATTATCTTGAAGCTTATAATATTGATACCGGTTTGTTAATTAATTTTGGAAGCGCGTCTTTACAGTTTAAGAGGCTATTTAATAAGAATTTTAAACCTTTAAAAAGGTCAAGCAATTAA
- a CDS encoding glutamine synthetase family protein, producing the protein MDKQQIAAYLQEKNIDHVKFAFADIDGVLRGKLIHRDKFLDGLKDGFGFCDVVFGWDSADVCYDNVELTGWHTGYPDKYCRIDLNTMRHIPWQNDTTFFLADFTQSDGSAVPACPRSLLKKVIKQCEDMGYHPEFSQEFEWFNFSESPKSLQEKGFANLDTLTPGMFGYSILRPSQQSAFYYDLFNQLNKFNVPIEGLHTETGPGVYEAAIQHDHALAAADNATLFKTAVKEIASLHGITATFMAKWNADLPGCSGHIHQSLWSKDKSQNLFSSATDANKMSDVMKHYLAGQLYCLPHLLPMYAPTINSYKRLVEGAWAPTTVTWGFDNRTTALRVINDTVGHTRLETRIPGSDTNPYLAIAAALASGLYGIKNKLELTIPNTVGNGYKDAAHGILHTNLKEAAVAMQSSDIAKELFGDDFVQHFTQTRMWEWRQYSKAVTDWELKRYFEII; encoded by the coding sequence ATGGATAAGCAACAGATTGCAGCTTACCTGCAAGAAAAAAATATAGATCACGTTAAGTTTGCCTTTGCCGATATTGATGGTGTGCTGCGCGGTAAACTGATCCATCGTGATAAGTTCCTGGATGGCCTGAAAGACGGCTTCGGTTTTTGTGACGTGGTGTTTGGTTGGGATAGTGCTGATGTGTGTTATGATAATGTGGAACTCACCGGTTGGCATACGGGTTATCCTGATAAATACTGCCGCATTGACCTGAATACCATGCGCCATATCCCATGGCAAAATGATACTACTTTCTTTTTAGCTGATTTTACCCAGTCTGACGGTAGCGCCGTCCCAGCTTGTCCACGCAGTTTGCTGAAGAAGGTGATAAAACAATGTGAGGATATGGGGTATCACCCCGAGTTTTCGCAGGAGTTTGAATGGTTTAACTTTAGCGAGTCGCCCAAAAGTTTGCAGGAAAAAGGTTTTGCCAACCTGGATACCTTAACGCCGGGTATGTTCGGTTATTCTATTCTGAGGCCGTCGCAACAAAGTGCATTTTATTACGATCTGTTTAACCAGCTCAATAAATTCAATGTGCCAATTGAGGGCTTGCATACTGAAACCGGTCCTGGCGTTTATGAAGCAGCCATACAACACGATCACGCCCTTGCCGCTGCCGATAATGCTACACTGTTCAAAACTGCGGTTAAAGAAATAGCCTCGCTACATGGCATTACCGCCACCTTCATGGCCAAGTGGAATGCCGATTTACCTGGCTGTAGCGGCCATATACACCAAAGCTTGTGGAGCAAAGACAAATCGCAAAACCTTTTCAGCAGCGCAACAGACGCCAACAAGATGAGTGATGTAATGAAACATTACCTGGCAGGCCAGTTGTATTGCCTGCCGCATTTGTTGCCTATGTATGCACCAACCATCAATAGCTACAAGCGACTGGTAGAAGGTGCCTGGGCGCCAACCACCGTTACCTGGGGCTTTGATAATCGCACCACAGCACTGCGCGTTATCAATGACACCGTGGGGCATACCCGCTTAGAAACTCGCATCCCGGGTTCAGACACCAATCCATATCTGGCCATTGCTGCAGCGCTGGCATCGGGCCTTTATGGCATTAAAAATAAACTGGAACTAACTATCCCTAATACCGTGGGCAACGGTTATAAAGATGCGGCTCACGGCATTTTGCATACCAATCTTAAAGAAGCAGCTGTTGCCATGCAAAGCTCTGATATTGCCAAAGAACTGTTTGGCGATGACTTTGTACAACACTTTACCCAAACCCGCATGTGGGAGTGGAGGCAGTATAGCAAAGCGGTAACTGATTGGGAATTGAAAAGGTATTTCGAAATAATATAA
- a CDS encoding gamma-glutamylcyclotransferase: protein MTSHSPYLFIYGTLLDSGNRFGAFLQANSKLIGAGSFSGRLYDIGHYPGAFFDETCGLKVHGQIVELPDPDKVLSYLDPYEGIGPENEEPYEYTREVISIETENGLLNCWVYLYNHPVNGYRQILSGKYV, encoded by the coding sequence ATGACAAGCCACAGCCCATATTTGTTTATTTACGGTACATTGCTCGATTCAGGCAATCGTTTTGGTGCATTTTTGCAAGCTAACAGTAAACTGATTGGAGCCGGCAGCTTTTCTGGCAGACTATATGATATTGGCCATTACCCCGGTGCCTTTTTTGACGAAACCTGCGGTTTAAAAGTACACGGACAAATAGTAGAACTACCAGATCCTGACAAAGTCCTCTCCTATCTCGATCCATACGAAGGCATCGGCCCTGAAAATGAAGAACCATATGAGTATACCCGCGAAGTGATCAGTATTGAAACCGAAAATGGCTTACTGAACTGCTGGGTGTATCTCTATAACCATCCGGTGAACGGGTATCGGCAGATTTTATCGGGAAAATACGTCTGA
- a CDS encoding glutamine synthetase beta-grasp domain-containing protein — MAKLEYIWLDGSQPTQGLRSKTKIVKNFGGTLEECPDWSFDGSSTQQAPGGSSDCILRPVFICPDPQRKEGYLVMCEVLDSHGEPHETNGRAHIQDDDNDFWFGFEQEYFLWDPKTNKPLGFPEGGYPAPQGPYYCSVGAANAFGREIIEEHLDVCLEAGLNVEGINAEVAAGQWEFQIFAKGAKDAGDQIWVARYLLERIGESYGVVINWHCKPLGQLDWNGSGMHANFSNTTLRTANSKETFTKICESFRPAVAECIAVYGADNDQRLTGKHETASIHDFSYGVSDRGASIRIPLYTVDHNWSGYLEDRRPNSAADPYKVAAVIIKTVKSAKL, encoded by the coding sequence ATGGCAAAATTAGAGTACATCTGGCTGGACGGTTCTCAACCTACTCAAGGACTGCGCAGCAAAACAAAAATTGTTAAAAATTTCGGCGGTACACTGGAAGAATGTCCGGATTGGAGCTTTGATGGTTCATCAACTCAACAAGCACCAGGTGGTTCGTCTGATTGTATTCTGAGACCAGTATTTATTTGCCCAGACCCACAGCGTAAAGAGGGTTACCTGGTAATGTGTGAAGTTCTTGACTCTCATGGCGAGCCACACGAAACCAACGGTCGTGCTCATATCCAGGATGATGATAACGATTTCTGGTTTGGTTTTGAGCAGGAGTACTTCCTGTGGGATCCAAAAACCAACAAACCACTAGGCTTCCCAGAAGGTGGTTACCCAGCGCCACAAGGCCCATACTATTGTTCAGTAGGTGCTGCTAACGCTTTCGGTCGCGAGATCATCGAAGAACACTTAGACGTATGTCTGGAAGCTGGTCTGAACGTTGAAGGTATCAATGCTGAAGTTGCTGCCGGTCAGTGGGAATTCCAGATCTTTGCTAAAGGTGCAAAAGACGCTGGTGACCAGATCTGGGTTGCTCGTTACCTGTTAGAGCGTATTGGCGAGAGCTACGGTGTAGTTATCAACTGGCATTGTAAACCACTGGGCCAATTAGATTGGAACGGTTCTGGTATGCACGCTAACTTCTCTAACACTACCCTGCGTACTGCAAACAGCAAAGAAACTTTCACTAAAATTTGTGAATCTTTCCGTCCAGCAGTTGCTGAGTGTATCGCTGTTTACGGTGCCGATAACGATCAGCGCTTAACCGGTAAACACGAAACTGCTTCTATCCACGACTTTAGCTACGGTGTATCTGACCGTGGTGCTTCTATCCGTATCCCTCTGTACACAGTTGATCACAACTGGAGCGGTTACCTGGAAGATCGTCGTCCAAACTCAGCTGCAGATCCATACAAAGTAGCTGCGGTTATCATCAAAACTGTAAAATCAGCTAAACTTTAA
- a CDS encoding DUF4251 domain-containing protein, protein MKPIKPILFLAAMVVAGVNITFAQSADAIKKMVDSKTFVFKALNAVVFQTAEMNLGAMGGSTSNVSNQKIQLTANAGVSVKPDSVSSNLPYFDNNEIQDNANVSTTTLNVAVNETPTKFSTQQFDYKVTQKKKGDVEVVIKPKGGEGIERYTFDINPDGTGKLEINIGDKRITYEGVAATN, encoded by the coding sequence ATGAAACCAATAAAACCAATTCTATTCCTGGCCGCAATGGTTGTTGCTGGAGTAAACATCACATTTGCCCAAAGCGCTGATGCTATTAAAAAGATGGTCGACAGCAAAACATTTGTTTTTAAAGCCTTAAACGCCGTAGTATTCCAGACCGCCGAGATGAATTTGGGCGCAATGGGCGGTAGCACATCCAATGTTTCCAATCAAAAAATCCAGTTAACAGCTAATGCCGGAGTTAGTGTTAAACCCGACTCCGTATCATCAAACCTACCCTACTTTGACAACAATGAGATTCAGGATAATGCTAATGTATCTACAACTACTTTGAACGTTGCTGTTAATGAAACCCCAACAAAATTTTCTACCCAGCAGTTTGATTACAAGGTAACCCAAAAGAAAAAGGGTGATGTAGAAGTGGTTATCAAACCCAAGGGCGGCGAAGGTATAGAAAGGTATACATTTGACATCAATCCAGATGGTACAGGAAAATTAGAGATAAATATAGGCGACAAGCGTATAACTTACGAGGGAGTGGCAGCAACCAATTAG
- a CDS encoding UxaA family hydrolase produces the protein MKQRLLKVHPADNVLVALTDLQAGEVVSFEGKNYTLVDFIPAKHKFVTTDMKAGDEIIMYGVLVGKAQSDIPTGGWISTKNVKHAAHGFNSEAHQHEWHKPDVSKWQDRTFMGFHRPDGSVGTGNYWLVIPMVFCENRNVEVLQESLVKPLGYGRKKAYESKAQHLINKVRGGISVDEILYTEVGDGHDEEAAPKVFPNVDGIKFLTHEGGCGGTRQDAQALCGLLAGYVTHSNVAGATILSLGCQNAQVSMLQEEIAKRDPNFAKPLYIIDQQKTGKESDVLDNALRQTLAGLIQANENTRQPAPLSKITIGLECGGSDGFSGISANPAIGYTSDLLVALGGSVILAEFPELCGVEQNLIDRCVDSGKAERFSSLMRTYAQRAEEAGSGFDMNPSPGNIKDGLITDAIKSAGAAKKAGTSPVADVLDYPEKVTKPGLTLLCTPGNDVESTTAEVASGANVVLFTTGLGTPTGNPITPVIKLSSNTALYNRMSDIIDLNTGTIIEGDETIQQAGERILDYVIKVASGEVKVSAVTHGQDDFIPWKRGVSL, from the coding sequence ATGAAACAGAGATTATTAAAAGTACACCCTGCCGATAACGTACTGGTTGCGTTGACAGACCTGCAGGCAGGCGAGGTAGTAAGTTTTGAAGGTAAAAACTACACATTGGTAGATTTTATTCCGGCAAAACATAAGTTTGTTACTACAGATATGAAAGCCGGTGATGAAATCATCATGTACGGCGTATTGGTTGGTAAAGCACAAAGCGATATCCCAACCGGTGGATGGATCAGCACTAAAAACGTAAAACATGCGGCTCACGGCTTCAATAGCGAAGCACACCAGCACGAGTGGCACAAACCAGACGTAAGCAAATGGCAGGACCGTACCTTTATGGGTTTTCACCGTCCTGATGGTAGCGTGGGTACCGGTAACTACTGGCTGGTAATTCCGATGGTATTTTGCGAGAACCGTAACGTTGAAGTATTGCAAGAGTCATTAGTAAAACCTTTGGGCTATGGCCGCAAAAAGGCTTATGAAAGCAAGGCTCAGCACCTCATCAATAAAGTTCGCGGTGGTATCAGTGTTGACGAGATCTTATACACCGAGGTAGGCGACGGCCACGACGAAGAGGCAGCACCAAAAGTGTTCCCTAACGTTGATGGTATCAAATTCCTTACCCACGAAGGTGGTTGCGGTGGTACCCGTCAGGATGCGCAAGCACTTTGCGGTTTACTGGCAGGTTACGTTACTCACTCTAACGTTGCTGGTGCTACTATCTTAAGCTTAGGCTGCCAGAATGCACAGGTTAGCATGTTGCAGGAAGAGATTGCTAAACGCGATCCTAACTTTGCTAAACCACTGTACATCATAGATCAGCAAAAAACAGGTAAAGAGTCTGATGTGTTGGATAATGCTTTACGTCAAACCCTGGCTGGCTTAATTCAGGCTAACGAGAATACCCGTCAACCTGCACCATTGAGCAAAATTACTATCGGTTTAGAGTGTGGTGGTTCTGATGGTTTCTCTGGTATTTCTGCTAACCCAGCTATCGGTTACACTTCAGACTTACTGGTTGCTTTGGGTGGTTCAGTTATCCTGGCCGAGTTCCCAGAACTGTGCGGTGTTGAGCAAAACCTGATTGACCGTTGTGTAGACAGTGGCAAAGCTGAGCGTTTCAGCAGCCTGATGCGTACTTACGCACAACGTGCTGAAGAAGCGGGTTCTGGTTTTGACATGAACCCATCACCGGGTAACATTAAAGACGGTTTGATTACCGACGCTATCAAATCTGCAGGTGCCGCTAAAAAAGCAGGTACTTCACCAGTGGCCGATGTATTGGATTATCCTGAAAAAGTAACCAAACCGGGCTTAACCCTGTTGTGCACTCCGGGTAACGACGTAGAGTCTACCACTGCCGAGGTTGCATCTGGTGCCAACGTAGTATTATTTACTACAGGTCTGGGTACACCAACTGGCAATCCTATCACCCCGGTTATCAAACTTTCAAGCAACACTGCGTTGTATAATCGCATGAGCGATATCATCGACTTGAACACCGGTACCATCATTGAAGGTGATGAAACCATTCAGCAAGCAGGTGAGCGTATCCTTGATTACGTAATTAAAGTAGCCAGCGGCGAAGTAAAAGTAAGCGCTGTTACTCACGGTCAGGATGATTTTATTCCATGGAAACGTGGCGTATCGCTGTAA